The Lynx canadensis isolate LIC74 chromosome D1, mLynCan4.pri.v2, whole genome shotgun sequence genome has a segment encoding these proteins:
- the LOC115524638 gene encoding olfactory receptor 56A3-like, which yields MTSHQNGTISSEVSDFLLNCFVRSHTWQLSFSLPLSLLFFLAMGANGVLLITIWLEASLHEPMYYLLSILSLLDIVLCLTVIPKVLAIFWFELKSISFYACFLQMYIMNCFLAMESCTFMVMAYDRYVAICHPLRYPSIITDQFVVKAAIFILARNVISTVPIPILSSRLHYCGRKVIENCICANMSVSRLSCNDVTINRLYQFAGGWTLLGSDLILIFLSYTLILRAVLSLKAEGAVAKALSTCGSHFILILFFSTILLVFVLTHVVKKKVSPDVPVLLNVLHHVIPAALNPIVYGVRTQEIKQGIQRLLKKGW from the coding sequence ATGACATCACACCAAAATGGCACCATCTCCTCTGAAGTTTCAGACTTCCTCCTGAATTGTTTTGTCAGGTCCCACACCTGGcaactttctttttccctccccctaagccttctcttcttcctggccATGGGGGCCAATGGTGTTCTCCTGATCACCATATGGCTGGAAGCCTCTCTGCATGAGCCCATGTACTATCTACTCAGCATCCTCTCCCTATTGGACATTGTGCTCTGCCTCACTGTCATTCCCAAGGTCCTGGCCATCTTTTGGTTTGAACTCAAGTCCATCAGCTTCTATGCCTGCTTCCTCCAGATGTACATTATGAACTGTTTCCTTGCCATGGAGTCCTGCACATTCATGGTCATGGCCTATGACCGTTATGTGGCCATCTGCCATCCACTGAGGTACCCATCCATCATCACTGACCAATTTGTAGTCAAggctgccatttttattttggcCAGGAATGTTATTTCTACAGTGCCTATTCCCATTCTCTCATCCAGACTCCATTATTGTGGGAGAAAGGTCATTGAAAACTGTATCTGTGCCAATATGTCTGTCTCCAGGCTCTCCTGTAATGATGTCACCATCAATCGCCTCTACCAGTTTGCTGGAGGCTGGACACTGCTAGGATCTGACCTCATCCTCATCTTCCTCTCCTACACCCTCATACTGCGAGCGGTGCTGAGTCTCAAGGCAGAGGGTGCTGTGGCCAAGGCCCTGAGCACATGTGGCTCCCACTTCATCCTTATCCTCTTCTTCAGCACCATCCTTCTGGTCTTCGTGCTCACTCATGTGGTGAAGAAGAAGGTCTCCCCTGATGTTCCAGTCTTGCTCAACGTCCTCCACCATGTCATCCCCGCAGCCCTCAACCCCATAGTTTATGGAGTGCGGACCCAGGAGATCAAGCAAGGAATCCAGAGATTACTGAAGAAAGGGTGGTAA